The following are from one region of the Atribacterota bacterium genome:
- the nikR gene encoding nickel-responsive transcriptional regulator NikR, with translation MSHLVRFSISLEDELLRKFDLHLKEQKYKNRSEAIRDLIREELVEKEWIKNEKVAGTITLVYSHHKRGLVQKLTTLQHSCHHMIISTQHIHLDHDNCLEVIIVHGKARSLEQLTDKLKAVKGVKYGNLAMATCGKELI, from the coding sequence ATGTCTCATTTAGTTCGTTTTAGTATTTCTTTAGAAGATGAGCTATTACGAAAATTTGACCTTCATCTTAAAGAGCAAAAATATAAAAATCGATCTGAAGCAATTAGAGATTTAATCAGGGAAGAGCTGGTGGAAAAAGAATGGATTAAAAACGAAAAGGTTGCTGGCACTATTACCCTGGTTTACAGTCATCATAAAAGAGGATTAGTTCAGAAATTAACAACCTTACAACATTCTTGTCATCACATGATTATTTCCACACAGCATATACATTTAGATCATGATAACTGCCTGGAAGTAATTATTGTACATGGTAAAGCCCGTTCCTTAGAGCAGCTTACCGATAAGCTGAAAGCAGTGAAGGGTGTTAAATATGGTAATTTAGCTATGGCTACCTGCGGGAAAGAGTTAATCTAA
- a CDS encoding C39 family peptidase, producing the protein MRVWAKLMKISKVLIIIGTVFFLTSCSGVLPETDLVNQENYLDGSIDPEKEYKAKASSIYLEVPYQKYAGVNWCLPASAAMTLDFLGLTISQQELAQKIIKPDGLGDIYKMVKFAKDLGFEASFTVLTMEEIEEYLSNQIPLIAIQKYKESNPLAHARVIIGFDAEKREIITNDPTIGKNYTISYEQFMHLNLTSNTLYSMAIVIAPTYL; encoded by the coding sequence ATGAGAGTTTGGGCGAAGTTAATGAAAATCAGTAAAGTTTTAATCATCATTGGAACTGTATTCTTTTTAACATCCTGTAGTGGAGTTTTACCGGAAACAGATCTTGTTAATCAGGAAAACTATCTGGATGGTAGCATAGACCCAGAAAAAGAATATAAGGCTAAAGCCAGCTCGATTTATCTGGAGGTTCCTTATCAGAAATATGCCGGAGTTAATTGGTGTCTACCTGCTTCGGCTGCAATGACTCTCGATTTTTTGGGACTTACCATTAGCCAACAAGAATTAGCTCAGAAAATAATTAAACCAGATGGATTGGGAGATATTTATAAAATGGTTAAGTTTGCCAAAGATTTAGGTTTTGAAGCTTCTTTTACTGTCTTGACCATGGAAGAGATTGAAGAGTATTTATCCAATCAGATTCCTTTGATAGCTATTCAGAAATATAAAGAGAGCAATCCCTTGGCTCATGCCCGTGTAATTATTGGATTTGATGCTGAGAAAAGAGAAATAATAACTAATGATCCAACCATTGGTAAGAATTATACTATCTCTTATGAGCAGTTTATGCATTTGAATCTAACTTCGAATACTCTATATAGCATGGCTATTGTTATTGCCCCAACTTATCTATAA